In the Corynebacterium kroppenstedtii genome, one interval contains:
- a CDS encoding glycoside hydrolase family 25 protein translates to MSDSRKPSAARSRTRFRRIIPGLNPFPKTMKHRKFAGAALMTGSLLTTAALVSTATGFTPADALNGIDVSSNNHFGGQAIDWDSVANDNQSFAFIKATEGTSYTNPYFSSDSKKAKAAGLTIGSYHYARPGGDPRQEAQFYAKELANQPQPSLPPALDLEETGGLGPAQLQKWVRDWVDEVEKQTGRTPIMYTYYSFWINNMGNTKEFSDMPLWLAYYEDSLPSTIPGGWSHVTFWQHSGSGSVDGVNTEVDLNKYDGSDSELASLAGSMKEDTPVGGVATTVKPAVDADVASANVSNDIQHQLQTSSNPVLKTIGNSFNVPIPDSVLVATLGVAAGTVSLSQLWDTIREEGFGGQLADQLVRAVSEVSQNGGLPKDQLQGLLGDNAGSTLGQLEKALSDAMVALGSGEAPDSDGSDANSSGSSGSAETSSSGSSAGSSGASGSSQSSSTAGSASGSTSSTQLDQGQQVQSVPGSNS, encoded by the coding sequence ATGTCTGACTCGCGTAAGCCCTCCGCCGCACGTTCGCGTACCCGGTTTCGTCGAATCATCCCGGGGCTCAACCCTTTCCCGAAGACGATGAAACACCGCAAATTCGCCGGCGCAGCCCTTATGACAGGCTCGTTATTGACGACGGCGGCCCTCGTTTCCACGGCGACAGGGTTTACGCCAGCCGATGCTCTCAACGGCATCGACGTTTCGAGTAACAACCACTTCGGTGGGCAAGCAATCGACTGGGACTCAGTGGCCAATGACAACCAGTCGTTCGCGTTCATTAAGGCTACGGAAGGTACGAGTTATACCAACCCGTACTTCTCATCTGACTCTAAGAAAGCTAAAGCCGCTGGCCTGACGATTGGCTCGTACCACTACGCCCGTCCCGGTGGGGATCCGCGCCAAGAGGCGCAGTTCTACGCGAAAGAACTAGCGAACCAGCCGCAGCCGTCGCTTCCTCCAGCTTTGGACCTGGAGGAGACCGGCGGGTTAGGCCCGGCCCAGCTTCAAAAGTGGGTTCGTGACTGGGTTGATGAGGTCGAAAAGCAAACCGGCCGCACACCCATCATGTACACCTATTACAGCTTCTGGATCAACAACATGGGGAACACCAAGGAGTTCTCCGATATGCCGTTGTGGCTGGCGTATTACGAGGATTCCTTGCCATCAACTATCCCCGGTGGCTGGAGCCACGTGACATTTTGGCAGCACTCCGGTTCAGGGTCCGTTGACGGTGTGAACACCGAAGTCGATTTGAACAAGTACGACGGATCGGACTCCGAGCTTGCCTCGCTTGCGGGGAGCATGAAAGAAGACACCCCGGTCGGTGGTGTGGCTACCACGGTGAAACCGGCCGTGGATGCTGATGTGGCGTCGGCTAACGTGTCCAACGACATCCAGCATCAGCTGCAGACCAGCTCGAACCCGGTTCTCAAAACGATCGGTAATTCGTTTAACGTCCCCATCCCGGATTCAGTTCTGGTGGCGACGCTAGGTGTTGCAGCTGGAACGGTGTCGCTATCGCAACTGTGGGACACGATCCGTGAAGAGGGCTTCGGTGGCCAATTGGCTGATCAACTCGTGCGAGCTGTGAGCGAAGTGTCCCAGAACGGCGGGCTTCCGAAAGATCAGCTACAAGGGCTTTTGGGCGATAACGCTGGGAGCACCTTAGGGCAGCTAGAGAAAGCATTATCTGATGCGATGGTTGCCCTGGGCAGTGGTGAAGCGCCCGATAGCGATGGTTCCGATGCTAATTCGTCGGGTTCGTCGGGAAGTGCAGAAACGAGTTCTAGCGGATCGTCTGCGGGAAGCTCTGGCGCTTCGGGTAGTAGCCAGAGCTCCAGTACCGCGGGGAGCGCGAGTGGGTCGACTAGCTCGACTCAGCTTGACCAGGGCCAGCAGGTTCAGTCAGTTCCTGGCTCGAATTCCTAG
- a CDS encoding PrsW family intramembrane metalloprotease yields MRKDVFTWTYIVLAVVCLIAGGLMSAMTLAETPDAVAVGVVGAAIYLIVFFAIMRFLPIWRKGSLIWVIVSLYWGAFMVISTVMVTELAFADILKEAGLGRFEASATGAIPEELAKALGVFVILFMARRVWDRPWHGLLAGLSVGMGFEVMENFVYSGGGALYNATSDVQGATEMWILRTGLGFGLHPMCTGLAGFGIASALMVTNKSTLWRVMVGIGSVLGAIVFHGWWNFQWPSSLQLVAVIVDWLALLAVTVVILVKNWSKAKRDKKRPLPSHTEAWDQLPVRDTPYPSAPTTAAQ; encoded by the coding sequence ATGCGAAAAGACGTATTCACCTGGACATACATCGTTCTTGCGGTCGTATGCCTCATTGCTGGCGGTCTCATGTCGGCCATGACTCTCGCAGAGACACCCGACGCTGTCGCAGTAGGTGTGGTGGGAGCCGCGATCTACCTCATTGTGTTTTTCGCTATCATGCGATTCCTGCCGATCTGGAGAAAAGGCAGCCTGATCTGGGTAATCGTGAGCCTCTACTGGGGAGCGTTCATGGTTATCTCCACCGTCATGGTCACGGAACTCGCCTTCGCCGACATCTTGAAAGAGGCGGGGTTGGGGCGGTTCGAAGCTTCCGCAACCGGCGCGATCCCTGAGGAGCTCGCCAAGGCGCTGGGCGTCTTCGTTATCCTCTTCATGGCGCGACGTGTCTGGGATAGGCCGTGGCATGGACTGTTGGCCGGCCTCTCTGTCGGCATGGGGTTCGAGGTCATGGAAAACTTCGTGTACAGCGGTGGTGGAGCCCTCTATAACGCCACGTCAGACGTGCAAGGCGCCACCGAAATGTGGATCCTCCGCACCGGATTGGGGTTCGGCTTACACCCCATGTGCACCGGTCTGGCTGGTTTCGGAATCGCCAGTGCCCTTATGGTGACCAATAAATCAACGCTGTGGCGGGTGATGGTGGGCATCGGTAGTGTCCTCGGAGCGATTGTGTTCCACGGATGGTGGAACTTTCAGTGGCCAAGTTCGCTCCAGCTGGTCGCCGTCATCGTCGACTGGCTTGCCCTGCTCGCTGTTACCGTCGTCATCCTGGTTAAAAACTGGTCGAAGGCGAAAAGGGATAAGAAACGTCCCTTGCCTAGCCATACAGAAGCGTGGGATCAGCTTCCCGTGCGCGACACCCCATATCCTTCAGCGCCGACAACCGCCGCGCAATGA
- a CDS encoding M13 family metallopeptidase → MNNPEPTAPSPTEPSQNDHSAGTSIPDNISEVPATRPSPRDDLYRYVSGPWLSHHPIPDDRPVDGTFHALRDQAEEDVNAIIKDADPTTRIGAGFASFMDVDGENGVNQAGFAPLKEDLARINVDTLEDFARALGALDVVGISGLAGYYVAKASDSPIDAAYLNQGGLTLPDEAYYREDAHRPIVDKLKEHIATMLKMARDATSGPEWQDSPLVPAQFADKSNEQLAETIIEFETRLAKGHWNVEDTRDAIKTYNPTSVDDLPTGFPWKSWLEATELSTDTIVVSEPSYLEHVATLAPETDLSVLKLWAGWQILTQRASLLAEDVSRESFNFYGRVLSGSTEQRARWKRAVSFLDSSISDDIGREFVARHFPPEHKQKMLSLVDYLLKAYRQRISNLDWMTPDTRDRALEKLGTFRAKIAYPDQWKTYDNLEFSPHGEDLVANSRRASAWRHRYEIAKVGNPTDRSEWVAPAQMVNAFYNPVVNDITFPAAILRPPFFNPDADMAQNFGGIGAVIGHEIGHGFDDQGSQFDGEGNLKSWWTSEDREAFEKLTGKLVDQFNPLIPKGLEQRGLTAQHVNGRFTLGENIGDLGGLGIAVVAYRLYLEDQGLTPETSPEMPFLLTDGTALAPLGKESDADTGMNYEDAPTFTAMQRLFLAWANVWRTAIRPQLSAQYLAIDPHSPSEFRCNVIARNIDEFAEAFDVHPDDGMWLDPKDRVQIW, encoded by the coding sequence GTGAACAACCCCGAGCCCACCGCGCCATCACCAACCGAGCCATCCCAGAACGATCACTCTGCCGGAACATCAATCCCTGACAACATTTCAGAAGTCCCTGCCACTCGCCCTTCACCCCGCGACGATCTCTACCGGTACGTGTCTGGCCCGTGGCTGTCGCACCACCCCATCCCCGACGATCGCCCCGTCGACGGCACATTCCACGCACTTCGCGACCAGGCAGAAGAGGATGTCAACGCGATTATCAAAGACGCCGACCCCACCACACGGATCGGCGCGGGGTTCGCAAGTTTCATGGACGTCGACGGCGAAAACGGCGTCAACCAGGCCGGTTTTGCTCCGCTGAAGGAAGATCTAGCACGTATCAACGTCGATACGCTCGAGGACTTCGCGCGAGCACTCGGCGCCTTAGACGTCGTCGGGATTAGTGGTTTGGCCGGTTATTACGTGGCAAAAGCATCGGATTCCCCCATCGATGCGGCCTACCTGAATCAAGGTGGGCTCACCCTCCCCGATGAGGCCTATTACCGCGAAGACGCTCACCGCCCCATCGTCGACAAGCTCAAAGAGCACATTGCGACGATGCTGAAGATGGCTCGCGATGCCACCAGTGGTCCGGAGTGGCAGGACTCTCCCCTGGTCCCAGCACAATTCGCCGATAAGTCGAACGAACAACTGGCGGAGACCATCATTGAGTTCGAAACGCGCCTCGCGAAGGGCCACTGGAACGTGGAGGACACCCGCGACGCAATTAAGACCTATAACCCCACCTCCGTGGACGATTTGCCCACCGGTTTCCCGTGGAAATCATGGCTGGAAGCTACAGAATTGTCGACGGACACGATCGTGGTTAGCGAACCTAGCTACCTGGAGCATGTGGCGACGCTGGCACCGGAGACGGATCTGTCCGTGCTGAAGCTGTGGGCTGGGTGGCAGATCTTGACGCAACGCGCGTCATTGCTGGCTGAGGACGTGAGCCGCGAGTCGTTTAACTTCTACGGGCGCGTGTTGTCGGGCTCAACTGAGCAGCGTGCCCGATGGAAGCGCGCAGTGTCATTCCTCGATAGCTCCATTTCCGACGATATCGGCCGGGAGTTCGTCGCGCGCCACTTCCCGCCAGAGCATAAGCAGAAGATGCTGTCCCTAGTTGATTACCTGCTTAAAGCGTATCGCCAGCGGATTAGCAACCTCGATTGGATGACGCCGGACACGCGGGATCGTGCACTGGAGAAACTGGGAACGTTCCGCGCGAAGATCGCCTACCCGGATCAGTGGAAAACCTACGACAACCTGGAGTTTTCCCCTCATGGTGAGGATTTAGTGGCTAATTCCCGACGCGCGTCGGCGTGGCGGCACCGGTATGAGATCGCCAAAGTGGGGAACCCGACGGACCGGTCTGAATGGGTGGCCCCGGCGCAAATGGTCAACGCTTTCTATAACCCCGTAGTCAATGACATCACTTTCCCCGCCGCGATCCTTCGCCCCCCGTTCTTTAATCCCGACGCGGATATGGCCCAGAACTTCGGTGGCATTGGTGCGGTCATTGGCCATGAAATTGGTCATGGTTTCGACGATCAAGGCTCCCAGTTCGACGGCGAAGGCAATTTAAAATCGTGGTGGACGTCCGAGGACCGCGAAGCCTTCGAAAAGCTGACGGGTAAGTTGGTGGATCAATTTAACCCACTCATCCCGAAGGGCCTTGAGCAGCGTGGGCTGACTGCCCAGCACGTCAATGGCCGTTTCACCCTCGGCGAGAACATCGGCGATCTCGGTGGCTTGGGTATCGCTGTGGTTGCCTACCGGCTGTACCTCGAGGACCAGGGGCTCACACCAGAGACGTCCCCAGAGATGCCCTTCCTTCTTACCGACGGCACCGCCCTAGCACCGCTCGGTAAGGAGTCGGACGCGGACACGGGCATGAACTACGAGGACGCCCCCACCTTTACGGCCATGCAGCGACTATTCCTGGCCTGGGCAAACGTGTGGCGCACAGCAATCCGCCCGCAACTGAGCGCTCAGTACTTGGCGATTGACCCCCACTCGCCCTCCGAGTTCCGGTGTAATGTCATCGCCCGAAATATCGACGAATTTGCTGAGGCCTTCGACGTCCACCCGGATGACGGCATGTGGCTGGACCCAAAGGACCGCGTTCAGATTTGGTAG
- a CDS encoding MMPL family transporter: MKTTPHPPSGSPHSEGKTTSPVSPARGSSSVGKTGTSPQRSPRTGKLVALSVIIIAIWLGIAAFGGPQFGNLSDVATNDQSSFLPQSSESAQVQEKIKEFGDQDRLPAIIVVEQSDGKPLDISALGPVTQQLRDAAGGDGDASPFIPSDDKTAAQMVVLLPSNSNPTDAVEDLTSTLKSDLPSDVKGWVTGPAGYTADLSDAFSGIDGLLLLVTVAAVLVILVAVYRSPFLPFLVLLGSMIALAAAVGVNVALASSGIVMINGQIQGILFILVIGAATDYGLLYTARYREELRKFPPSDTRLGSAWQATRAAWLGSWRPILASAGTVSAGLLCLLFSDLASNSGLGPVAAVGIGCAMIVSLTFLPAVLFLTDSRVFWPRVPTASKGKADAASPMWSWVAKTVSRRPWQLAVGVSVVLAAGCVGVAALHADGVPQSEFVLGDSQARDGQAVLDEHFPGGSGSPAYVVLPEEKMASAARIIQGTTGVESVSVSSTDSPSGSLPLSFGGTVDAGTGVSGTNSGEGSRPGQPGSPTVVDGDVLLSATLSSPVYSDDAQQTVTTLRHEMKNMNAAVGGTTAINVDTTATSVHDRKVIIPIVLALITTLLAALLRSLVAPLVLVLCTVLSYGAALGVASLLFTAVSLDRADPTVPLYGFIFLVALAIDYTIFLMTRVREETPAVGTREGMRRSLVSTGGVITSAGLVLAATFAALFVIPIQFLVQLAIIISLGVLIDTFIVRTFLVPSVVELIGRRVWWPSHLSQRSGSTAANKSD; the protein is encoded by the coding sequence ATGAAGACAACTCCACATCCTCCCAGTGGTTCTCCACACTCTGAGGGGAAGACTACTTCACCGGTCTCCCCGGCGCGGGGTAGTTCGTCGGTAGGAAAGACCGGCACATCACCACAACGATCGCCCCGAACCGGGAAGCTCGTCGCTCTCAGCGTGATCATTATTGCGATCTGGCTGGGAATTGCGGCTTTCGGCGGGCCACAATTCGGCAACCTCAGCGATGTTGCAACGAATGATCAGTCGTCGTTTCTGCCGCAATCGTCGGAATCGGCACAGGTCCAGGAGAAGATCAAAGAATTCGGGGATCAAGATCGGCTCCCGGCGATCATTGTTGTTGAGCAGTCTGACGGGAAGCCCTTGGATATCTCAGCACTGGGTCCGGTGACTCAACAACTTCGCGATGCTGCGGGAGGGGACGGGGACGCGAGCCCCTTCATTCCATCTGATGACAAAACCGCTGCTCAAATGGTTGTCCTGCTTCCATCCAACAGTAACCCGACGGATGCGGTGGAAGACCTCACATCGACGTTGAAGTCCGATCTCCCCTCCGACGTCAAAGGGTGGGTGACGGGTCCGGCTGGCTATACGGCTGATTTATCGGATGCTTTCAGCGGCATCGACGGGCTACTTCTGCTCGTGACGGTGGCCGCGGTTTTAGTCATCTTGGTGGCCGTGTACCGTTCGCCGTTCCTCCCATTCCTCGTTCTGCTCGGATCCATGATCGCGTTGGCGGCCGCGGTCGGGGTTAACGTTGCGCTGGCGTCATCGGGGATCGTCATGATTAATGGCCAGATTCAGGGGATTCTCTTCATCTTGGTCATTGGTGCCGCGACGGATTACGGCCTTTTATACACGGCCCGCTACAGGGAAGAGTTACGCAAGTTCCCGCCTTCTGATACGCGTCTCGGGTCGGCATGGCAGGCGACGCGCGCTGCGTGGCTGGGCTCGTGGCGCCCGATTCTGGCCTCGGCTGGCACGGTCTCTGCTGGCTTGCTGTGTTTGCTGTTCTCTGACTTGGCCTCAAACTCTGGTTTGGGCCCGGTCGCGGCGGTGGGGATTGGCTGCGCCATGATCGTCTCATTGACGTTTCTACCTGCTGTTTTATTCCTCACGGACAGCCGTGTGTTCTGGCCTCGGGTGCCGACGGCCTCCAAGGGCAAGGCTGACGCCGCGTCTCCAATGTGGTCATGGGTAGCGAAAACTGTGTCGCGCCGTCCGTGGCAGTTGGCTGTGGGAGTGTCGGTTGTGTTGGCCGCCGGCTGTGTGGGGGTAGCCGCGCTCCATGCGGATGGTGTTCCCCAAAGTGAGTTCGTGCTGGGCGACAGCCAGGCCCGCGATGGCCAAGCTGTTCTGGATGAGCACTTCCCGGGAGGCTCGGGCTCTCCGGCGTATGTCGTGCTTCCCGAAGAAAAGATGGCGTCTGCAGCGCGCATTATTCAGGGAACGACGGGGGTCGAATCGGTATCAGTATCGAGCACAGATTCTCCGTCGGGCTCGCTCCCCCTCTCCTTCGGCGGAACAGTGGATGCAGGAACAGGGGTTTCGGGCACAAATTCGGGCGAGGGTTCTCGTCCCGGTCAGCCTGGATCACCCACAGTTGTTGATGGCGACGTCTTGCTGTCGGCCACGTTATCGTCGCCGGTGTATTCCGATGATGCACAACAGACGGTCACGACATTGCGTCACGAAATGAAAAATATGAACGCAGCCGTCGGTGGTACTACCGCAATCAACGTCGATACCACGGCGACGTCGGTGCATGACCGGAAAGTGATTATTCCGATTGTTCTAGCGTTGATCACTACTTTATTAGCTGCATTGCTGCGGTCGCTGGTAGCGCCGCTGGTCTTGGTGCTATGCACAGTGCTGAGTTATGGCGCGGCACTTGGTGTGGCGTCGCTGCTCTTCACGGCCGTGAGTTTGGATCGAGCAGATCCGACGGTTCCACTGTACGGATTCATTTTCTTGGTGGCGCTAGCTATTGATTACACGATTTTCTTAATGACGCGTGTCCGCGAGGAAACTCCTGCAGTGGGTACCCGCGAGGGCATGCGTCGTTCGCTTGTATCCACGGGCGGGGTGATTACCAGCGCGGGGTTGGTGTTGGCGGCCACGTTTGCCGCGCTCTTCGTCATACCGATTCAATTCCTAGTGCAGCTAGCGATCATCATCTCGCTAGGCGTGCTCATCGACACGTTTATCGTGAGGACGTTCTTAGTGCCATCGGTCGTTGAATTAATTGGCCGACGGGTGTGGTGGCCATCCCACCTGTCCCAGAGGTCAGGCAGTACAGCCGCGAACAAATCGGACTAA